A window from Cygnus olor isolate bCygOlo1 chromosome 13, bCygOlo1.pri.v2, whole genome shotgun sequence encodes these proteins:
- the LOC121077330 gene encoding adrenodoxin-like produces MNKQWLLLMTVLQTIFITLNLAGLATKDSPGDTKQDLSSMIAQGILGFMRPLRSGLNVSKTRFIFLCGVTEQNRVPAKQVSRRGFSSTCKLQGAPGSQGSADQVTVHFINRDGERLTTTAKEGESLLEVVVNQNLAIDGFGACEGTLACSTCHLVFEKDAFQKLDAISDEEMDMLDLAYGLTETSRLGCQVRIKKSMDGLTVQVPMEVSDIRRQLEVGKQSKQ; encoded by the exons ATGAACAAACAGTGGCTGCTTCTCATGACTGTCCTGCAAA cCATATTTATAACTCTTAATCTAGCTGGCCTTGCAACAAAAGACAGCCCAGGAGACACGAAGCAAGACCTAAGTAGCATGATAGCTCAAGGCATCTTGGGGTTCATGCGACCCTTGCGCAGTGGACTGAATGTGAGCAAGACTcgctttattttcctctgtgggGTGACAGAACAGAATCGTGTGCCAGCAAAGCAGGTGTCAAGAAGGGGTTTCAGCTCAACGTGCAAGCTCCAGGGTGCCCCGGGGAGTCAAGG CTCTGCAGACCAGGTGACAGTGCATTTTATAAATCGGGATGGAGAGCGACTTACAACCACAGCCAAAGAAGGGGAGAGTTTGCTAGAAGTGGTAGTCAATCAAAACTTGGCCATTGATGGATTTG GTGCATGTGAAGGGACATTAGCCTGCTCCACCTGTCACCTTGTCTTTGAGAAGGATGCCTTTCAAAAGCTGGATGCCATCTCAGATGAAGAGATGGACATGCTGGACTTGGCATATGGACTCACTGAGAC ATCTCGCCTCGGTTGCCAGGTGCGCATTAAGAAGTCGATGGATGGTCTGACAGTGCAGGTCCCCATGGAGGTATCAGACAtcaggaggcagctggaggtcggaaagcaaagcaaacagtaa